A single genomic interval of Lathyrus oleraceus cultivar Zhongwan6 chromosome 7, CAAS_Psat_ZW6_1.0, whole genome shotgun sequence harbors:
- the LOC127105278 gene encoding isoaspartyl peptidase/L-asparaginase-like produces MGGQIGDTPVIGAGTYANEFCAVSATGIGEAIIRVTVARDVAAIMEFKGLSLKEAADFVVHERTPKGAVSLVVVSASGEVAMSYNTTGMFRACATEDGYFEVAIWTNTKVE; encoded by the coding sequence ATGGGTGGTCAAATTGGTGACACGCCCGTCATAGGTGCTGGAACATATGCCAATGAATTTTGTGCAGTTTCTGCAACAGGAATAGGCGAAGCAATAATCCGCGTGACCGTAGCAAGAGATGTGGCTGCAATAATGGAATTCAAAGGCCTTTCTTTAAAGGAAGCTGCGGATTTTGTTGTACATGAGCGCACACCAAAAGGAGCTGTTAGTTTGGTTGTTGTATCTGCTTCAGGTGAAGTTGCAATGTCTTATAATACAACAGGTATGTTTAGAGCATGTGCTACTGAAGATGGGTATTTTGAAGTTGCAATTTGGACAAATACCAAAGTTGAGTGA
- the LOC127105277 gene encoding isoaspartyl peptidase/L-asparaginase-like, translated as MGWEIALHDGAGDIPYSLPPERHLPREETLRHCLQIGVKALKSNMTPLDVVELIVRELENIPHFNAGRGSVLTNKGTIEMEAYIMDGNTMKCGAVSGLSTVVNAVSLARLVMDHTPHTYLEFDGAEEFVRQQGVETLDSSHFITPENIERLIQAKDKNRV; from the coding sequence ATGGGTTGGGAAATAGCTCTACACGACGGCGCCGGCGACATTCCATATTCACTTCCACCGGAACGCCACCTACCTCGTGAAGAAACCCTCCGTCACTGCCTACAAATCGGTGTCAAAGCTCTCAAATCCAACATGACTCCATTAGATGTCGTTGAACTTATTGTTCGTGAGTTAGAAAACATTCCACACTTCAATGCTGGAAGAGGTTCTGTTCTCACCAACAAAGGGACCATTGAAATGGAAGCTTATATTATGGATGGTAACACTATGAAATGTGGTGCTGTTTCTGGTCTTAGCACTGTCGTTAATGCAGTTTCTTTGGCTCGATTGGTTATGGATCATACTCCTCATACTTATCTGGAATTTGATGGTGCTGAGGAATTTGTGAGACAACAAGGGGTTGAGACTTTAGATTCAAGCCATTTCATCACTCCAGAAAATATTGAAAGACTAATTCAGGCAAAAGATAAAAATAGGGTCTAG